The Miscanthus floridulus cultivar M001 chromosome 17, ASM1932011v1, whole genome shotgun sequence genome has a window encoding:
- the LOC136515564 gene encoding secreted RxLR effector protein 161-like → MEERLKLMKVDAILYRSIVGGMCYLVHMRPDIAFTVGYVSCFREDPREDHWAVVKRLLLYVRGTVDHGIIFPKTGGSRLQLTVFSDADMVGDIDGRWSTSGMLVFLGSASISWLSLK, encoded by the coding sequence atggaggagcggctgaagctgatgaaGGTGGATGCaatactctaccggagcatcgtcggcggtatgtgctacctagtccacatgaggccagacattgcgttcACTGTGGGCTATGTTAGTTGCTTCAgggaggatcctagagaggatcactgggctgtggtgaagcggctactgctcTACGTCAGGGGGACggtggatcatgggatcatctttcccaagaccggcgggagtaggctgcagctcactgtttTCAGCGATGCAGATATGGTAGGGGACATCGATGGACGAtggagcacctctggcatgctcgtcttcctcgggtcggcttcaatttcatggttgtcgctcaaatag
- the LOC136517201 gene encoding long chain acyl-CoA synthetase 2, producing the protein MIELCCGASVSLPSFIRGAVKKYPTNRMLGRRQVTDGKAGEYVWQTYEEVYQKVMRIGSAIRSLGVEPGAHCGIYGSNCPEWVMAMQACNSQGICYVPLNDTLDTSSSP; encoded by the exons ATGATTGAGCTATGCTGTGGTGCTTCAGTGAGTCTTCCCAGTTTCATTCG TGGAGCAGTCAAGAAGTACCCCACGAACAGGATGCTCGGCCGACGGCAAGTTACAGATGGCAAG GCCGGTGAGTATGTGTGGCAAACGTACGAGGAAGTGTACCAGAAGGTCATGAGGATTGGATCAGCCATCAGAAGCTTGGGCGTAGAGCCG GGAGCTCACTGTGGCATATATGGATCCAACTGCCCGGAATGGGTTATGGCCATGCAG GCATGCAACAGTCAAGGAATATGTTATGTGCCACTGAATGACACCCTCG ATACTAGCAGTAGTCCCTAA